From the Bacillus sp. Marseille-P3661 genome, the window CGGGTTATCTTTTTCTAATCCTACATACTCATCTAAATTAAATGTAGTTATATTTTTAAAGGTTACTTTACCTTGATTGAATTTTTCTATTAAACACTTGTACAGCCCTTCTGGAGTTGAACCTGTGGCCAAACCAAATACGGGATTTTCTAATTGGTCGAGTTTTTTAGCTATGAATGAACAAGCCAGTTCACTCATAGCTGCATAATCGTTCGCGATAATTAATTTCATCTCAACCCTCCTTGCGCGCGATCTTATACATATACAGGCTGTCCACCTAGCATATAGTTTCTAGTGCTAAACCTTTGGCATGCATAGTCTCCGTAATTAATAGCTGATCTTCCTGCCAATATTATTATAGATAAGATGTAGTATTTCCGGAACGACGTGTATCCCGTACACAATAAATACGGACCGAAAATACAGCAACATTATCATGCTCGGGTTCTTAGTGGGTACCATCGTATTTGCAGTCAATATGATCGTCGATAAAACTATTTTCCATTCATGAATGGGCTACATAAAAAGTGAATGAAGTTTTACTGCGGACATAGGGTATGTTATTCACCAAAGTTAGAATTTATAGAGGTAAAGCGGACATAGATGATCTTATATGCAATAAAATCCTTTATTTAAGCAAGATTATCCAAAAATAAAGGATCAGAGGTCCTCTAAGCAATTCAAATACGCAATTTTTAATGAAATAGCGAACCATACGGCCGCTTGGATAGGTAGAAATAGAATAACTGCGTTTTTTATAAACAAGTGTTGATGACAAAAAAGGGCTTAAAGTAATGATAATTATTAAAAAGAGTTGGAAGTGGAATAAATTGAACGTTAATCATAAAGGAATATATATTCTGGTAATTACCGTTTTAGTGGCCTTGTTACCACCTTTCTTGAATTCAGATGCATATGAATCAGAGCAAATTCTCTCTGCAGAGATTAATCGACTACTACAGGAAGACCCGATATTAAAAGGAGCACTTGCAGGAATAAGCATACGTTCTGCTAGTACTGGGGATATCCTCTATGAACACAACGGTGACATAAGGATGAGGCCGGCTTCAAATATGAAACTTTTTACTGCAACAGCAGCCTTATCGGTTTTAGGAGAAACGCACCAATTTAAGACTGAAATCAGAACAAAAGGAACGAAAGAGGGAAATAGACTAAAGGGAAATCTATATTTAAAAGGGTTCGGGGATGCAACTCTTTTAAGAGAAGACCTTACTACCATGGCAATCGATATTGCAAAATCCGGTATCGAAGTCATTGTAGGGGACCTTATTGTTGATGACAGCTGGTACGACGATGTTCGTTTATCGCCTGATTTAGTTTGGAGTGATGAATCTTATTATTATGGAGCACAAATATCTGCACTTACAGTTTCTCCAAATAAAGAATTTGATGCTGGAACGATCCTAATGGAGATGTCTCCAGGTTCGAAAATAGGGGCGCCAGCAAAAATTCAAATATCCCACAAAACAAACTATGTGAATATCATCAATCAGACCGTGACATTATCTCATGATGGAGAAGCAGATCTCATCATTGATAGAAAACATGGCTCTAATACTATTATCGTGAAGGGTTTCCTTCCAATGGGAGCACCTGTTAAAAAAGAATGGATAGCTGTTTGGGAACCGACTCAATTTGTTATGGATCTTTTCAAGCAAGAATTAGCGAAACAAGGGATTCATATTTTAGGAGCTGCAAAGCTTGGTGAAACACCTAAAGGCACTAGTCTTCTTACAAGTCATCAATCAATGCCGTTAAGTGAATTTCTTATACCATTTATGAAACTTAGTAATAATATTCACGCTGAAGTCCTTGTGAAGGAAATGGGAAAATTGAGAAAAGGAGAAGGCAGTTGGGAAAAAGGATTGGAAGTAGTAAAGGAAGAGCTACCCAAATTTGGTGTAAATCTAGACTCATTCGTAATTAGAGACGGTTCTGGTATTTCTCATGTAAACTTAATTCCTGCAAATGAAATATCGAAACTATTGTTTCATATCCAAAAGGAAAAATGGTTCCCGGCATTCGTAAAATCGTTGCCAGTTGCTGGTAATAGTGAGAAAATGGTAGGTGGGAGCTTGAGAAAAAGAATGAAATCTTTAAATGTAAAAGCAAAAACAGGCACGCTTACAACTGTTACCTCCTTATCCGGATACGTGGCAACGAAAAAAGGAGAAACCCTTATTTTTTCCATTCTTTTAAATAATTTGCTTGATGAAGACAAAGGAAAAGTCGTAGAGGACAGGATCGTTGAAATATTGGCAAATTATTAGAGTAGGTGTAAGAGCTGTAAGTAAAAATGCAGCTCTTTTTCATGGTCATTTTCCTGAACATGGTAGAATGATTTTTAACTGATTTTTCTTATGTGCTAAACGTTAACTTTTTATGTACAAGGAGGCGAAAAGATCATAAAAATACTATTAAAAACTTTGGTTTATGTAAGCGAATGGGTTTTATTCTTTTATGTTTTTACCTTTATTTTAGTTTTCAATATGATTTATATTGCCAACATGGTTTTGATTGATATGCCTAGGGAAGAACCGATAACCATAATTACATCTTTAAGTAAGACATTGCTTATCATCATTGGTATAGGCATTGTCTGTTTCTTTTATATTAAGTATTTAATAGGGAACAGCGCATATAAAAAATTCAAAGAAGTTATTTGGGGAGTACTATTTGGGTTAAACGCCTTAAGTTCTATTGTTACGTTGTATGTGAGTGATAAATTTGGTTTTTCAAAGGATGAAAGAATTGTACTGATAGTGGCAATTATAATTAGTGTGATATTAACA encodes:
- the dacB gene encoding D-alanyl-D-alanine carboxypeptidase/D-alanyl-D-alanine endopeptidase yields the protein MIIIKKSWKWNKLNVNHKGIYILVITVLVALLPPFLNSDAYESEQILSAEINRLLQEDPILKGALAGISIRSASTGDILYEHNGDIRMRPASNMKLFTATAALSVLGETHQFKTEIRTKGTKEGNRLKGNLYLKGFGDATLLREDLTTMAIDIAKSGIEVIVGDLIVDDSWYDDVRLSPDLVWSDESYYYGAQISALTVSPNKEFDAGTILMEMSPGSKIGAPAKIQISHKTNYVNIINQTVTLSHDGEADLIIDRKHGSNTIIVKGFLPMGAPVKKEWIAVWEPTQFVMDLFKQELAKQGIHILGAAKLGETPKGTSLLTSHQSMPLSEFLIPFMKLSNNIHAEVLVKEMGKLRKGEGSWEKGLEVVKEELPKFGVNLDSFVIRDGSGISHVNLIPANEISKLLFHIQKEKWFPAFVKSLPVAGNSEKMVGGSLRKRMKSLNVKAKTGTLTTVTSLSGYVATKKGETLIFSILLNNLLDEDKGKVVEDRIVEILANY